The Deltaproteobacteria bacterium genome includes the window CTCCTTCGGCATGACCGGCTCGGTGGTCGTGTTGCCGGCCGGTGCGAGCACCACCTCCTCGACCCTGACACCGACCACCACCTCCAGCACCACCAGCACGACACCGCTGCCGCCGGCGCTCAAGTGCGAGGATGCGGCGATGAGGAAACTCGCCAGGCTCGGCGTGCCGATCGTCAAGTGCCACGCCAAGGCCGCCCGCCGTGCCTTCAAGCACAGGCCGTTCGACGAGGAGGCATGCGAGGTAGGGGCCGAGGCGCAGTTCGACCGGGCGTCACGAGGAACCGACCCGCACGGCGGTTTGCGGCCGATGTCAGAGTGACCCGTTGGCGCACGACGACCCGAAGCCGGCCGTCAGCCCGGCTCGATCGCTGCCGCGTTCCGGGGCTCGACGGGCGCGTGCCACGGGCGTGGCGGAGGCACGGGGGTTGCACCGCGGCTCACGAGGGACGCAGCGGGGTGGGAGGGTGCCGAGTCGTTCGTGAAAGAAGAGGAGACAAATGTCCGATGCGTTGCCTGGCTGCCGGCGAGGGAGCACCGCGGCCGAAGCCGCCGGGAGCCGACCGCTACGCCCTCTGGCCCGGCGGCGTCTGAGCCTGCTCGCCACCGGGCGAGCCTCTCTCGCCCGGGGATCGGACGTCGGTCGTTGATTCTCCGGCGGACGGGGCGATAGAAGCGACGCGGGTGGTCTCACCCGGGCGGCCGCGCCCGGGAGACGGACGATGAAGCTCGCGCGCAAGCTGACCCTCGCGCTCCTCGTGGGCGTGGTGGCCGTCATGGCCGGGTACGCGTACGTGCAGATCAGCCGCGAGATCGTCATCCTGGACGCCGACCTCGCCAAGGATGTGAAGTTCGGCCGCGGGGCCGCCGCCGCGCTCGAGGCGATCTGGGCGACGGACGGCGAGGCGCGGGCGAGGGAGATCCTGGGGCTCATCGACCGTCACGGGCCGGACGTGGTCCGTCTGCACTGGCACTCTCTCGAGGACCTGAAGGCGCATCCACCAGCCACGGTCTCCGCGACCGATATTCAGGCGCTCAAGCACCGCAACGTGATCACCCTGCGTCAGACGACGGGTGGCGAGTGGGTCCGCCGCATCTACGTGCCGATGTCGATTCCCGGAGCCCGGCCGGCCGTCATCGAAGTGGTCGAGTCCCTGCAGGCCGAGCACCGCTACCTCAACATGAACCGGCGGCACATCGCGCTCGCCACCGCCCTCGTCGCCGCCATGTGCGGCTTCATCGCGATGGGGCTCGGCTACTGGCTCGTCGGCCGGCCGATGGCGCAGCTGCGGGACCGGGCGCGAGCCATCGGTGCCGGGGACCTCACGGGCCGGGTGCGGGTGCGACAACACGACGAGATCGGGGATCTCGCCGCGGAGCTCGACGTCATGAGCGACCGCCTCGCCGCGACCCGGGAGCGGCTGGCCGCCGAGACCGAGGCGCGCATCGCGACCCTGGACCAGCTTCGTCACACGGATCGCCTGACGACCGTCGGCCGGCTCGCGGCGGGCGTTGCGCACGAGCTCGGGACGCCGCTCAACGTGATCTCCAACCGGGCCGGCAAGATCGTCGCGACGGAGGGTGCCGGGGGGCCGGCGATCGAGTACGCGCGTCTCATCCAGGAGCAGGCCGCCCGCATGGTCGTCGTCATCCGCCAGCTCCTGGATTTCTCCCGGCGACATGGACCCAAGCTCGGCCTCGCCAACCTGCGCACGCTCACGGCCCGGACGATCGATCTGCTTGCGCCGCTCGCCCAGAAGCATCGCGTGACGGTCGAGCTCACGGCGCCGGACGGGGAGTGGTTCGCACGCGTCGATCAGAATCAGGTGCAGCAGGCGCTCGCCAACGTCATCATGAACGGCATCCAGGCGATGCCCCACGGCGGCCGCCTGCTGGTCTCGATCGAGGCCTGCGAGGCCCTCAGTCCGGTGGACGGACCCGGCGGCTCGACGCGTCCGTACCTCCGCATCCGCATCGACGATCAGGGCGAGGGCATCGCCGCAGCAGACCTGCCGCACATCTTCGAACCGTTCTTCACGACCAAGGGAGTCGGAGAAGGGACCGGGCTCGGGCTGTCCGTCGCACACGGGATCGTGTCCGATCACGGCGGCTGGATCGACGTCCAGAGCGAAGTGGGAAAGGGGACGGGTGTCTCGATCTACCTCGCCGCCGCCGAGCCGGGGACGGTGGAGGCCGCCTCGTGACGGGACGCGTGCTGGTCGTCGACGACGATGCGAGCATGTGTGACATGCTCGTCTCGGATCTCGGCGAGCTCGGCTTCGCGGTGAGCGCGCGGACGTCGGCGGCCGCGGGCCTCGAGGCGCTCGCCCCGGGAGAGTTCGACGCCGTGGTGACCGACCTCAACATGCCGGGCATGGACGGGCTCGAGCTGTGCGGGCGGATCGTCGCCGCGCAGCCCGACGTGCCGGTGATCGTCATCACCGCGTTCGGGAGCATCGAGACCGCCGTGGCGGCGATCCGGGGCGGCGCGTACGACTTCGTGACCAAGCCGCTC containing:
- a CDS encoding HAMP domain-containing histidine kinase, whose product is MKLARKLTLALLVGVVAVMAGYAYVQISREIVILDADLAKDVKFGRGAAAALEAIWATDGEARAREILGLIDRHGPDVVRLHWHSLEDLKAHPPATVSATDIQALKHRNVITLRQTTGGEWVRRIYVPMSIPGARPAVIEVVESLQAEHRYLNMNRRHIALATALVAAMCGFIAMGLGYWLVGRPMAQLRDRARAIGAGDLTGRVRVRQHDEIGDLAAELDVMSDRLAATRERLAAETEARIATLDQLRHTDRLTTVGRLAAGVAHELGTPLNVISNRAGKIVATEGAGGPAIEYARLIQEQAARMVVVIRQLLDFSRRHGPKLGLANLRTLTARTIDLLAPLAQKHRVTVELTAPDGEWFARVDQNQVQQALANVIMNGIQAMPHGGRLLVSIEACEALSPVDGPGGSTRPYLRIRIDDQGEGIAAADLPHIFEPFFTTKGVGEGTGLGLSVAHGIVSDHGGWIDVQSEVGKGTGVSIYLAAAEPGTVEAAS